CGGCCGTCATACGCCCGGGTCATGATCGTCTCGGTCTCACGCACCCGCGGGACCACCTTGCCCACCTTCAGGCAACCGTCGATCGGTGGCTGACCTCCGCCGTTGCCGCCGAACACCCCGATCGGGGGAACCAGCTCCCGCAGTCGCTTCCGCCGGCGGCCGGTCAGTCCGTCGCCGGTAACCTTCGTCAGAGAGCCACCGTTTCGTAGCGCGTGCGCGGCCGAGAGCGGGATCTGCTGTTCGTAGCCGATGACATCACGGAACAGCTCCTCGGCGATCCTGCGCAACCCGCCGCGTAGAGAGTTCCCGGACACGATCGGCACCAGCACCGGCTTTCCGTCCGGCTGGATCACCGGCTCGCGCCGGAACAGTGTCGTCGTCGTTCCGGAGTCCTCCCCCTTCTGGGAGATCGAGGACAACGCAGTCAGCTCGACATCCCAGCGCACCGTCGACCTCATCGCCTCTTCCTTCCCGAAGCGCGAGCGCCGGCCACGGCTTCGGCGACGATCCGTGTGCGCAACACATACGACGTGGGACGCTCACGTAACAACGTCAGCACCGGCTCGGACTCCTCACGCAACAGGGTCG
This genomic window from Rhodococcus oxybenzonivorans contains:
- a CDS encoding RAMP superfamily CRISPR-associated protein, with translation MRSTVRWDVELTALSSISQKGEDSGTTTTLFRREPVIQPDGKPVLVPIVSGNSLRGGLRRIAEELFRDVIGYEQQIPLSAAHALRNGGSLTKVTGDGLTGRRRKRLRELVPPIGVFGGNGGGQPPIDGCLKVGKVVPRVRETETIMTRAYDGRLMSQFELVSLESYSRFDDTDTRAFPESSAGGGAGKDVGSSMLMRFEVETIPAGTRFETFVRLDRATPLEISFFTDVWGRFARDGFLGGRSAIGHGRVRAESDRVVLAGPDPQSVDWRVELAPLRDEVIEALCWLT